One window of Perca flavescens isolate YP-PL-M2 chromosome 15, PFLA_1.0, whole genome shotgun sequence genomic DNA carries:
- the LOC114569867 gene encoding intercellular adhesion molecule 1, producing MKWFFILSGLIACTGKPVRSSCPVKMSPSRVVVRFGDPFSVNCSSPSNQIQSMGWESPYGTGIGRQDGVSSVSLKIDSVTDWDLQPLCFINLLDNNQCAETLSVTVYKMPDSVSMSQPSQMGPMVEGEKYHMQCDIVNVAPVRNLSVSWHKGNKIIYTEAFDKTSPSPVNTSSVFTLTAQRSDNGTQIWCEAQLEFSPLVPNLHTILSKSHEVVVLYSPTFTKPENETLELRAGSKIILDCTARGNPMPVYSWHFPNPIQQTKKNEKENQHILASSIQFPGTYTCTASNTQGTKTKTFTVVEVTRNRTTLAALVGVFLCVAALLFIGGFFFVTPEGTFSFSKGSYLRGQPTSSGPV from the exons ATGAAGTGGTTCTTCATATTAAGCGGCTTAATAGCGTGTACAG GAAAGCCTGTGAGGTCCTCCTGTCCAGTTAAGATGAGCCCTTCTAGAGTGGTGGTGAGATTTGGAGATCCCTTCTCGGTCAACTGCAGCTCACCATCCAACCAGATACAGTCAATGGGCTGGGAGTCTCCATATGGCACAGGCATAGGACGTCAAGATGGGGTCTCCTCTGTTTCCTTAAAAATAGACTCTGTGACAGACTGGGACCTTCAACCACTTTGTTTCATCAATCTCCTTGACAACAACCAGTGTGCAGAAACCCTATCAGTCACTGTTTACA AAATGCCGGACAGTGTGTCCATGTCTCAGCCAAGTCAAATGGGCCCCATGGTAGAGGGCGAAAAGTATCACATGCAGTGTGACATTGTTAATGTTGCACCTGTAAGAAACCTCTCTGTGTCCTGGCACAAAGGAAATAAGATAATCTATACTGAGGCATTTGACAAGACCAGTCCATCTCCAGTCAATACGTCATCCGTCTTCACTCTGACTGCCCAAAGAAGTGATAATGGCACTCAGATCTGGTGTGAAGCACAGCTGGAGTTTTCGCCTCTAGTGCCAAATCTACACACAATCCTATCAAAGTCCCATGAAGTGGTTGTACTGT ACTCACCAACCTTCACCAAGCCCGAAAATGAGACACTGGAACTCAGAGCTGGTAGTAAAATCATTTTAGATTGCACTGCTAGAGGAAACCCAATGCCGGTATACAGCTGGCATTTTCCAAACCCAATACAACAGACGAAGAAGAATGAAAAAGAGAATCAGCACATTTTGGCCTCGTCCATTCAGTTTCCAGGGACCTATACCTGCACAGCGTCTAATACCCAGGGCACCAAGACCAAAACTTTTACTGTCGTCGAAGTTACAA GAAATCGCACAACCCTTGCAGCCTTGGTTGGagtatttctgtgtgtggcAGCCCTGCTCTTCATCGGcggctttttttttgtgacaccTGAAGGCACATTTTCTTTCAGCAAAGGCAGCTATCTCAGAGGACAGCCCACCTCATCAGGACCCGTAtga
- the LOC114570283 gene encoding hemicentin-2 isoform X1: MGNNFLKWILTLCMFYSVSGEGCSLILKPSRVVVGFGEPVSVSCEATRPVRVLGWESVISAAHTQRDLSVRWKVDSLIDWIEEPICYGVFFTAPRQCEEKLNLVLYKTPDSVSIRPVNHTGPMVEGKEYQLLCEVQNIAPVQYLTLRWYKGQTEVYNHSFSDLTSSSPVQVSSILMVTPTKAENGAQYRCVAELELGPEGPQPPPTVTSEPLNASVYFPPMFLSPEPEVLDLIVGADITLNCTATGNPTPVYSWQSSNPIQERMEDEAALTSPSLLPGTYTCTASNTLEKKSKQFIVKAKTKGMRGL, translated from the exons ATGGGAAACAACTTTCTTAAATGGATTCTGACGCTTTGCATGTTTTATTCAG tgtcagGTGAAGGTTGCTCCCTAATCCTCAAGCCCTCCCGGGTTGTGGTGGGTTTTGGGGAGCCGGTGTCAGTCAGCTGTGAGGCCACTCGCCCGGTACGTGTCCTGGGCTGGGAATCGGTCATCAGTGCTGCACACACTCAACGGGACCTTTCTGTCCGGTGGAAGGTGGACAGTCTCATTGATTGGATAGAGGAGCCTATCTGTTATGGTGTGTTCTTCACAGCTCCCAGACAGTGTGAGGAGAAGCTCAACCTTGTCCTCTACA aaacCCCAGATAGCGTCTCCATCAGGCCTGTGAACCACACTGGCCCCATGGTGGAAGGAAAAGAGTACCAGCTGCTCTGCGAGGTTCAGAATATTGCTCCTGTTCAGTACCTCACCCTGAGGTGGTACAAGGGGCAGACTGAGGTTTATAACCACTCCTTCTCTGACCTCACATCGTCCTCGCCTGTCCAAGTGTCCTCTATCCTCATGGTCACGCCAACTAAAGCTGAGAATGGAGCACAGTACAGGTGCGTCGCAGAGCTGGAGCTCGGACCAGAGGGACCACAACCACCTCCTACTGTGACCTCGGAGCCTCTTAATGCCTCTGTGTACT TCCCCCCAATGTTCCTCAGTCCCGAACCAGAGGTTTTGGACCTTATAGTGGGTGCTGACATTACCTTGAACTGCACTGCCACAGGAAACCCCACACCTGTGTACAGCTGGCAATCCTCCAATCCTATTCaggagaggatggaggatgaAGCAGCTCTTACCTCCCCCTCACTGCTCCCAGGGACCTACACCTGCACTGCCTCCAATACACTGGAGAAGAAGAGCAAGCAGTTCATCGTCAAGGCCAAAACCAAAGGTATGAGGGGACTCTGA
- the LOC114570283 gene encoding hemicentin-2 isoform X2 produces MGNNFLKWILTLCMFYSVSGEGCSLILKPSRVVVGFGEPVSVSCEATRPVRVLGWESVISAAHTQRDLSVRWKVDSLIDWIEEPICYGVFFTAPRQCEEKLNLVLYKTPDSVSIRPVNHTGPMVEGKEYQLLCEVQNIAPVQYLTLRWYKGQTEVYNHSFSDLTSSSPVQVSSILMVTPTKAENGAQYRCVAELELGPEGPQPPPTVTSEPLNASVYFPPMFLSPEPEVLDLIVGADITLNCTATGNPTPVYSWQSSNPIQERMEDEAALTSPSLLPGTYTCTASNTLEKKSKQFIVKAKTKGV; encoded by the exons ATGGGAAACAACTTTCTTAAATGGATTCTGACGCTTTGCATGTTTTATTCAG tgtcagGTGAAGGTTGCTCCCTAATCCTCAAGCCCTCCCGGGTTGTGGTGGGTTTTGGGGAGCCGGTGTCAGTCAGCTGTGAGGCCACTCGCCCGGTACGTGTCCTGGGCTGGGAATCGGTCATCAGTGCTGCACACACTCAACGGGACCTTTCTGTCCGGTGGAAGGTGGACAGTCTCATTGATTGGATAGAGGAGCCTATCTGTTATGGTGTGTTCTTCACAGCTCCCAGACAGTGTGAGGAGAAGCTCAACCTTGTCCTCTACA aaacCCCAGATAGCGTCTCCATCAGGCCTGTGAACCACACTGGCCCCATGGTGGAAGGAAAAGAGTACCAGCTGCTCTGCGAGGTTCAGAATATTGCTCCTGTTCAGTACCTCACCCTGAGGTGGTACAAGGGGCAGACTGAGGTTTATAACCACTCCTTCTCTGACCTCACATCGTCCTCGCCTGTCCAAGTGTCCTCTATCCTCATGGTCACGCCAACTAAAGCTGAGAATGGAGCACAGTACAGGTGCGTCGCAGAGCTGGAGCTCGGACCAGAGGGACCACAACCACCTCCTACTGTGACCTCGGAGCCTCTTAATGCCTCTGTGTACT TCCCCCCAATGTTCCTCAGTCCCGAACCAGAGGTTTTGGACCTTATAGTGGGTGCTGACATTACCTTGAACTGCACTGCCACAGGAAACCCCACACCTGTGTACAGCTGGCAATCCTCCAATCCTATTCaggagaggatggaggatgaAGCAGCTCTTACCTCCCCCTCACTGCTCCCAGGGACCTACACCTGCACTGCCTCCAATACACTGGAGAAGAAGAGCAAGCAGTTCATCGTCAAGGCCAAAACCAAAG GTGTTTGA
- the cmc4 gene encoding cx9C motif-containing protein 4 has protein sequence MPQKDPCQKQACAIQQCLQANKYAESMCQDVIREMRRCCEAQTRNSVCCSGFKDSKPTENKRNA, from the exons ATGCCGCAGAAAGATCCGTGTCAAAAGCAAGCATGTGCAATTCAACAGTGTTTACAAG CTAACAAATACGCGGAGAGCATGTGTCAGGATGTGATAAGGGAGATGCGGCGGTGCTGTGAGGCTCAGACTAGAAACTCCGTCTGCTGCTCCGGGTTCAAGGACTCCAAACCCACGGAGAACAAAAGGAATGCATAG
- the LOC114569620 gene encoding hsp90 co-chaperone Cdc37 translates to MSRIDYSVWDHIEVSDDEDDTHPNIDTPSLFRWRHQARVERMEDFKKKGEDLNKALSECRRKLAEAQKKVKELTISSTDDAKAELSKAQAEEKKLKKEERDWEKKVTEHVREEKKMPWNVDTLSKEGFSKSIVNAKPESTDETEEEKEQKHKTFVEKNEKQIKHFGMLRRWDDSQKYLSDNPHLVCEETANYLVIMCIDLEVEEKRALMEQVAHQTIVMQFILELAKSLKVDPRGCFRQFFAKIKTADQQYQDAFNDELESFKERVRGRAKIRIEKAMKEYEEEERQKRLGPGGLDPVEVYESLPAEMQKCFDDKDIQMLQDAISKMDPTEAKAHMKRCIDSGLWVPNSKTDDGDEKEEDATYEEVKQVQGETKTE, encoded by the exons ATGTCTCGGATAGACTACAGCGTGTGGGACCACATTGAGGTGTCGGACGATGAAGATGACACCCACCCGAACATCGACACACCCAGTCTCTTCAGATGGAGACACCAG GCACGTGTGGAACGAATGGAGGATTTTAAGAAAAAAGGTGAAGACTTGAACAAGGCACTCAGTGAATGCCGGCGTAAGCTGGCAGAGGCACAGAAGAAAGTAAAAGAGCTGACCATTTCATCAACGGATGATGCCAAAGCAGAGCTGAGCAAAGCCCAGGCTgaggagaagaaactgaaaaAAGAGGAGCGGGATTGGGAAAAGAAGGTCACGGAACATGTACGGGAAGAGAAGAAGATGCCATGGAACGTTGATACGCTCAGCAAGGAGGGTTTCAGCAAG AGCATTGTCAATGCCAAACCCGAATCTACTGATGAgacagaagaagagaaggagcAAAAGCATAAAACCTTTGTGGAAAAAAACGAGAAGCAGATCAAACATTTTG GCATGTTACGACGTTGGGATGACAGCCAGAAGTACCTCTCCGACAACCCTCATCTAGTGTGTGAAGAGACTGCCAACTACCTGGTCATTATGTGCATTGACCTCGAGGTTGAGGAG aaacgCGCATTGATGGAGCAAGTGGCTCATCAGACCATCGTCATGCAGTTTATTCTAGAGTTGGCCAAAAGCCTGAAGGTGGACCCCCGCGGCTGCTTTCGGCAATTTTTTGCCAAGATTAAG ACAGCAGATCAGCAGTACCAGGATGCTTTCAATGACGAGCTGGAGTCATTTAAGGAGCGTGTTCGGGGCAGAGCGAAGATCCGCATCGAAAAGGCCATGAAGGAGTATGAGGAAGAAGAGCGACAAAAGCGCCTGGGACCTGGAGGCCTAGATCCTGTTGAAGTGTACGAGTCTCTGCCAGCT GAGATGCAGAAATGCTTTGATGATAAGGACATCCAAATGTTACAAGATGCTATTAGCAAAATGGACCCAACG GAGGCGAAGGCTCACATGAAGAGGTGCATAGACTCGGGGCTCTGGGTCCCCAACTCCAAGACAGATGATGGggatgaaaaagaggaagatGCTACCTATGAGGAGGTGAAACAAGTGCAGGGAGAAACTAAGACGGAATGA
- the tyk2 gene encoding non-receptor tyrosine-protein kinase TYK2 codes for MSRSRWSRRSKPGAFPGLCDPPKGQGIHVYLFWSKEGERYLSHTSGRVTAEELCISAAEAVGIIPLCHVLFALYNPQSRCWYSPNHDFSPENSSLVLYYCMRFYFRNWHGLNEKEPTVSRYALRSGTSQGGYPLLDFTSLEYLFSQAKFEFVNEVVQMEDIESEEEISRFKNESLGMAVLQLSHQAIQTDCTLQDVAEKVSFLHCIPRSFAKLISKDNFLTKIRIRRVFAEFVRTFQQHTVDKGRLGAHEIMYKYISTLEHLAPRFGTETFPVAHLELRKDEDGSSSYSNTTHAQGASKDDFIVPATHEIMVSGTKGIQWRKVSGQKAQANTYFRNDYMNYMKKTKQQSSQPNADTPNKWTSFCDFPEITHIAITGDNVCISTQDNHCMEVQMNSSQQARSFISLLDGYNRLTAFAHHYLCHDVAPPRVVLSLANGLHGPMHDDFVLLKLKKEAAEEGAFLVRWSALDYRRIILAVLNKNENGSKPSHKQFRIQLKGSMFCLEGWDREFSSVKELTESLKTFVLKSGSDSFTVKKCCLPKQAELSNLLVIRQGVHIDSLSLNMTQLRFHQIKDKEIIQGQHLGRGTRTNIYSGRLLVRGGGENDEDEECNNNFADHKGIHVVLKILDQSDKDIDIGFLETASLMSQVSHSHLVFVHGVSVKGSENIIVEEFVEFGPLDVFLRKEKASVTPQWKFIVARQLASALNYLETKQLVHGNVCAKNILVVRRGLEHGTTPFIKLSDPGISLSVLSREERLERIPWIAPECVDSGAPIFSASDQWSFGITLLEICNNGDLPMSGSTLSEKERFYQQKGRLAEPSSQELASFISMCLTYEPVERPSFRTVLRELTEIMIKNPDISPSETLPDTDPSVFHKRYLKKMRDLGEGHFGKVTLYLYDPANDGTGELVAVKALKQDNGHVPEGWIKEIEILKSLYHTNIVKYKGCCTELGGQVVQLIMEYLPLGSLQKYLPTHKLGMSRCLMFAQQICQGMEYLHSKRYIHRDLAARNVLVENESLVKIGDFGLTKYIPEGEIYYRVREDGDSPVFWYAIECLKESKFSFSSDIWSFGVTLYEILTRCDHRQSPPVKFFEMMDGAQGQMTVMVLIKQLEKQQRLPRPKDCPHELKMLMEQCWAADPAQRPSFRSLIEKFEAIRQTYDWQSHINFSSAQIC; via the exons ATGTCCAGAAGTCGGTGGTCCAGGCGTTCAAAGCCAGGGGCATTCCCGGGCCTGTGTGACCCCCCCAAGGGTCAGGGCATCCATGTTTACCTGTTCTGGTCAAAGGAAGGGGAAAGATATTTGTCCCACACAAGTGGAAGAGTCACAGCAGAGGAGCTGTGCATCTCCGCTGCAGAGGCTGTAG GGATAATTCCTCTGTGCCATGTGTTGTTTGCTCTGTACAATCCACAATCACGTTGCTGGTACAGTCCAAACCATGATTTCAGTCCAGAGAACTCCAGCCTCGTACTTTACTACTGTATGAG GTTTTACTTTCGGAATTGGCACGGACTTAATGAGAAGGAACCAACTGTATCCCGTTACGCTCTAAGATCTGGGACAAGTCAGGGCGGTTACCCTTTGCTTGACTTCACATCCTTGGAATACTTATTCTCCCAG GCAAAATTTGAATTTGTGAACGAAGTAGTACAGATGGAAGACATTGAGTCAGAGGAGGAGATTAGCCGCTTCAAAAATGAGAGCTTGGGGATGGCTGTGCTTCAACTCTCACACCAGGCAATCCAAACAGACTGTACCTTACAAGATGTTGCAGAAAAAGTCAG CTTCCTGCACTGCATTCCAAGGTCTTTCGCCAAACTCATTTCCAAAGACAACTTCCTGACAAAAATCAGGATCCGGCGGGTGTTTGCAGAGTTTGTGCGGACCTTCCAGCAACACACTGTGGATAAGGGGCGACTAGGCGCCCACGAGATCATGTATAAGTACATCTCTACTCTTGAACACTTGGCACCACGTTTTGGAACAGAGACCTTCCCTGTAGCCCACCTGGAACTGAGAAAGGACGAGGATGGAAGCAGCTCTTACTCTAACACCACTCATGCGCAGGGTGCCTCGAAAGACGACTTCATTGTTCCCGCCACACATGAGATAATGGTGTCTGGCACCAAGGGGATTCAATGGAGGAAGGTGTCCGGTCAGAAG GCGCAAGCAAATACTTACTTCAGGAATGACTACATGAACTacatgaagaaaacaaaacaacagtccAGCCAACCAAATGCAGACACTCCCAATAAATGGACCTCCTTCTGTGATTTCCCTGAAATAACTCACATAGCCATCACTGGAGATAATGTGTGCATTAGCACTCAGGACAACCACTGCATG gAGGTTCAGATGAACTCCAGCCAGCAGGCCCGTTCCTTCATCTCCCTCCTAGATGGATACAACCGGCTGACTGCATTCGCCCACCACTATCTTTGTCATGATGTGGCTCCCCCAAGGGTAGTGCTGAGTTTAGCAAATGGACTGCATGGACCTATGCA TGATGATTTTGTGCTGCTGAAGCTGAAAAAGGAGGCAGCAGAGGAGGGAGCTTTCCTCGTACGTTGGAGTGCTCTTGACTATCGCCGCATCATCCTAGCTGTCCTGAACAAAAATGAG AACGGATCGAAGCCAAGCCATAAGCAGTTTCGGATTCAGCTCAAGGGTTCCATGTTCTGTCTGGAGGGCTGGGATCGCGAATTCTCCAGTGTGAAGGAGCTCACAGAAAGCCTCAAGACCTTTGTACTCAAGTCTGGTTCGGACAgctttactgtaaaaaaatgttgtttgcCAAAACAAGCAG AGCTATCCAACCTTCTAGTGATAAGGCAAGGTGTTCACATTGACTCGTTGTCCCTGAACATGACCCAGCTACGCTTCCACCAGATCAAGGACAAAGAGATCATACAG GGACAACATTTGGGCCGTGGGACCAGAACTAACATCTACTCAGGACGTCTGCTGGTGCGAGGTGGAGGCGAAAACGATGAAGACGAAGAGTGCAACAACAACTTTGCTGACCACAAAGGGATCCACGTGGTTCTCAAGATTCTAGACCAAAGCGATAAAGATATTGATATA GGCTTTTTGGAAACCGCAAGTCTCATGAGCCAGGTATCCCACAGCCACCTGGTGTTTGTACATGGTGTGTCAGTCAAAGGATCTGAAA ACATCATAGTGGAAGAATTTGTGGAGTTTGGGCCTTTGGATGTTTTCCTTCGCAAAGAAAAGGCATCCGTGACTCCTCAGTGGAAATTCATTGTTGCAAGACAACTTGCCAGTGCCCTCAATTATCTT GAGACCAAACAGCTGGTTCATGGAAACGTCTGTGCCAAGAACATTCTGGTGGTAAGGCGTGGTCTGGAGCATGGCACTACTCCTTTTATCAAGCTGAGTGACCCAGGAATTTCCCTGAGTGTCCTTTCACGGGAAG AGCGTCTTGAGCGTATCCCATGGATTGCCCCTGAGTGTGTTGACAGCGGTGCACCCATTTTCAGTGCTTCTGACCAGTGGAGCTTTGGCATCACGCTGCTCGAAATCTGCAACAATGGCGACCTTCCAATGAGTGGCAGCACATTGTCTGAG AAAGAGCGCTTTTATCAGCAAAAGGGTCGTTTAGCTGAACCATCCTCCCAGGAACTGGCCAGCTTCATTAGCATGTGTTTGACCTACGAGCCTGTGGAGAGGCCTTCCTTCCGCACTGTGCTCAGAGAGCTCACAGAAATCATGATCAAAA ATCCTGATATCTCCCCCAGTGAAACTCTCCCTGACACAGACCCTAGCGTGTTCCATAAACGCTACCTGAAAAAAATGCGGGATTTAGGAGAG GGTCACTTTGGAAAAGTCACTCTCTACTTGTATGACCCGGCCAACGATGGGACAGGAGAGCTTGTGGCAGTGAAGGCTTTGAAACAGGACAACGGTCATGTGCCTGAGGGTTGGATAAAGGAGATTGAGATCCTCAAGTCCCTTTATCACACCAACATTGTCAAGTACAAGGGCTGTTGCACTGAACTGG GAGGACAAGTGGTGCAGCTGATAATGGAGTACCTTCCTCTGGGGAGTCTGCAAAAGTACCTTCCCACACATAAACTGGGAATGTCCCGGTGCCTTATGTTTGCTCAGCAGATCTGTCAG GGTATGGAGTACTTGCACTCTAAGCGATACATCCATCGAGACCTTGCTGCCCGTAATGTCTTAGTGGAAAATGAGAGTTTGGTGAAGATTGGAGACTTTGGCCTGACAAAGTACATCCCAGAAGGCGAGATCTACTACCGTGTCCGTGAGGATGGGGACAGTCCAGTGTTCTG GTATGCCATTGAGTGCTTGAAGGAGAGTAAATTTTCCTTTTCCTCTGATATTTGGTCCTTTGGCGTTACGTTGTACGAGATCCTGACCCGCTGTGACCATCGCCAAAGCCCTCCAGTA aaGTTCTTTGAAATGATGGACGGAGCCCAGGGACAGATGACTGTGATGGTACTCATTAAACAGTTGGAGAAACAGCAGCGATTGCCTCGTCCCAAAGACTGCCCGCATGAG CTGAAGATGTTAATGGAGCAGTGTTGGGCTGCAGACCCTGCACAACGGCCATCATTCAGATCCCTCATCGAAAAGTTTGAGGCTATTCGCCAAACATACGACTGGCAGTCTCATATAAACTTTTCCTCGGCTCAGATTTGCTGA